A single region of the Cereibacter sphaeroides 2.4.1 genome encodes:
- the cpaB gene encoding Flp pilus assembly protein CpaB yields the protein MRLVFAFVLLIGIALAGFAVYMAQGYISQTQIALEKERAARKKLGPMVEVFVTNKPLNYGAPLTRADVRTIMWPANALPETIFQKESDLFPDPAKPRYVLRQMEKFEPVLGVKVTAPGIEAGIRLASGMRAFAIKVDVASGVSGFLQPGDRVDVYWTGSASSGETTRLIEKTIPIVAVDQTANADLATSAIIARTVTVEVSPQQVARLAQAQATGRLSLSLVGRDDTTEATATPVDTRNLIGEPDKVVEVEEKPACIVRTRRGAEVMESIPCTN from the coding sequence ATGCGTCTCGTCTTCGCCTTCGTCCTCCTGATCGGCATCGCCCTTGCGGGCTTCGCCGTCTACATGGCGCAGGGCTATATCAGCCAGACGCAGATCGCGCTCGAGAAGGAGCGTGCCGCACGCAAGAAGCTCGGCCCCATGGTCGAGGTTTTCGTGACGAACAAGCCGCTCAATTACGGCGCCCCCCTCACCCGCGCGGATGTCCGCACCATCATGTGGCCCGCGAACGCCCTGCCCGAGACGATCTTCCAGAAGGAAAGCGATCTCTTCCCCGACCCGGCGAAGCCACGCTACGTCCTGCGCCAGATGGAGAAGTTCGAGCCGGTGCTGGGCGTCAAGGTGACCGCGCCCGGCATCGAGGCAGGCATCCGGCTGGCGAGCGGAATGCGCGCCTTCGCGATCAAGGTCGACGTGGCCTCGGGCGTCTCCGGCTTCCTGCAGCCCGGCGACCGGGTCGATGTCTACTGGACGGGCTCCGCCAGCAGCGGCGAGACCACGCGGCTGATCGAGAAGACCATTCCCATCGTCGCGGTCGACCAGACCGCCAATGCCGATCTGGCCACCTCGGCCATCATCGCGCGCACCGTCACCGTGGAAGTGTCTCCGCAGCAGGTGGCGCGGCTCGCGCAGGCGCAGGCGACCGGTCGGCTCTCGCTGTCGCTCGTCGGACGCGACGACACGACCGAGGCGACGGCGACCCCCGTCGACACCCGAAACCTGATCGGCGAGCCCGACAAGGTCGTGGAAGTCGAGGAAAAGCCGGCCTGCATCGTGCGCACCCGGCGCGGGGCCGAGGTCATGGAGAGCATTCCCTGCACCAACTGA
- a CDS encoding Flp family type IVb pilin: MKLLNIFKTFRNDEDGAVTVDWVVLTAAIVGLGILVVGAVSGGLTNAANTLVEDLDATMTQAAGNGADTETDPTNP, encoded by the coding sequence ATGAAACTGCTGAACATCTTCAAGACCTTCCGGAACGACGAAGACGGCGCCGTCACCGTCGACTGGGTCGTGCTCACCGCCGCCATCGTGGGCCTCGGCATTCTCGTCGTGGGCGCGGTGTCGGGCGGCCTGACCAACGCGGCAAACACCCTCGTTGAAGACCTCGACGCCACGATGACGCAAGCCGCGGGTAATGGCGCTGACACGGAAACTGATCCGACCAATCCGTAA
- a CDS encoding lytic transglycosylase domain-containing protein, whose amino-acid sequence MRTWTGVLILALACAPGIAVAEPGPGKDFTFRRVKPPGSGAGKRITVQIDPAEQARWLAALPKVEPRKPDAPDPAVPAPAVPALPGALWPEPGPAPQGASYGWFWERVPVALAAVQGRFPLALASLSQGPNGAAVRAPRMQHLQQIAERHGLEILKATLGTRVSPALVLAVIGIESGGRVDAVSTAGARGLMQLIPATAQRFGVTDVLDPAQNIRGGVAYLDWLMGEFGGDPLMVLAAYNAGEGAVKANGGVPPYAETRDYVPKVLAAWQVAQGLCLTPPELVSDPCVFRILSAGL is encoded by the coding sequence ATGCGGACCTGGACAGGCGTGTTGATCCTCGCCCTGGCATGCGCGCCGGGGATCGCCGTGGCCGAGCCCGGCCCCGGCAAGGACTTCACCTTCCGCCGGGTGAAGCCTCCGGGCAGCGGCGCGGGCAAGCGCATCACCGTCCAGATCGATCCGGCCGAACAGGCGCGCTGGCTCGCGGCGCTGCCGAAGGTCGAGCCGAGGAAGCCCGACGCCCCGGACCCTGCCGTTCCGGCCCCCGCGGTGCCTGCCCTGCCCGGAGCGCTCTGGCCCGAGCCGGGGCCTGCGCCGCAGGGCGCCTCCTACGGATGGTTCTGGGAGAGGGTGCCGGTGGCGCTCGCCGCCGTGCAGGGGCGCTTTCCGCTGGCGCTTGCGAGCCTCTCGCAGGGGCCGAACGGGGCCGCGGTGCGCGCGCCGCGGATGCAGCATCTGCAGCAGATCGCCGAACGCCATGGGCTCGAGATCCTGAAGGCGACGCTCGGCACCCGCGTCTCGCCTGCGCTGGTTCTCGCCGTCATCGGTATCGAGAGCGGAGGTCGGGTCGATGCGGTGAGCACGGCCGGCGCGCGGGGGCTGATGCAGCTCATTCCCGCCACCGCGCAGCGATTCGGCGTGACGGACGTGCTCGACCCGGCCCAGAACATCCGCGGCGGCGTGGCCTATCTCGACTGGCTGATGGGCGAGTTCGGAGGCGATCCGCTGATGGTGCTCGCCGCCTACAACGCGGGCGAGGGGGCGGTGAAGGCCAACGGCGGCGTGCCGCCCTATGCCGAGACCCGCGATTATGTGCCGAAGGTGCTCGCCGCCTGGCAGGTCGCGCAGGGGCTCTGCCTCACGCCGCCCGAGCTGGTCTCGGATCCGTGCGTCTTCCGCATCCTCTCGGCCGGGCTCTGA
- a CDS encoding GNAT family N-acetyltransferase — MTEFVIERESGPARGRYVIRRGGEEAELTWSVLSPTRIIADHTGVPDSFRGTGAGRALVERLVADARAEGFTIVPLCPFVNAQRQRHPEWADVFAV; from the coding sequence TTGACTGAGTTCGTCATCGAGCGCGAGAGCGGCCCCGCCAGGGGCCGCTATGTGATCCGCCGCGGCGGCGAGGAGGCGGAACTCACCTGGTCCGTCCTCTCGCCCACACGGATCATCGCCGACCACACCGGCGTTCCCGACAGCTTCCGCGGAACCGGCGCCGGGCGGGCGCTGGTCGAGCGTCTCGTCGCCGATGCCCGCGCCGAGGGCTTCACGATCGTGCCGCTCTGCCCCTTCGTGAATGCGCAGCGCCAGCGCCACCCGGAATGGGCGGACGTCTTCGCCGTATGA